The Anomalospiza imberbis isolate Cuckoo-Finch-1a 21T00152 chromosome Z, ASM3175350v1, whole genome shotgun sequence genomic interval tttattcttttgaagTCAAGGATTCACGAGGAAGAATTATTTCCTTGGAGAAGTACAGAGGGAAAGTAAGttattatttcactttttctgtCTTGAATCCATACTGACAAAAATGTGTACGTTTCTAGGTAAATAAAAGACTTGGTTATGGGAGTTTTTGGCAGAGATTTCTACTAAATTCCTGTTCTTCATACAGGAAGAACAGGAACCAAGTATTACATCTAGCAAatcaagaaaagaaattatattatttAGCACAAGTCAATACAACCTAACAGGCAAATTGATGGATTTTAATCTTAGTTAAGAATGTTGGTTTTGGATTTTGGAAATTTATCTAGTAAATATGATTTTAGTGTATGTCCTAAATATCTGCTTTTTTAAATGCTTATATATAAACAAAGCTGTAAGATGAAGTTTATGAGTTTactatatttttaaagcagattgCCTGAAAGTAAATATCTTCATCTGCTTTCATCTTTATTTGTTTAATGAAATGGTGATCAGAGACATTATGTTTGGCCTTCCAGCAGGAACCATCATGATAATGAGAAATGTcgttttaatatttaattgtgATCTCTACAACATCTATAGGCTTTTCCTTACTAAACTATATAATAGCTAATAACTAAAAATCTAATAACTAATAACTAAATTATTGtaactttatttttctgaaggcaacTTTGGTTGTAAACGTGGCCAGTTACTGCCAATACACAGACACAAATTACATCGCGCTGCAAAAGCTGCACAGAGAGTTTGGTCCCTCCCACTTCACTGTGCTGGCGTTTCCCTGCAACCAGTTTGGAGAATCAGAGCCTAGTTCAAGCCAGGAAATAGAATCTTTTGCCAAAGGAAACTATGGAGTAACATTCCCTGTTTTCCACAAAATCAAGATCCTAGGATCAGAAGCAGATCCCGCCTTTAAATTTCTAATAGGtaactgttttcttttatgTATCAAGATGCCTGTAACCATGGTACTCTCATTGAATCCAGGCTGGATGTTTTTGTCAGGAAACACTGAAGTCTTCATAAACTATGGAGAGAAACAGGCATTTAGCATACAATTACATTTCAATTTGGATTTCAACAATGTGGGCTAAAGAATTGTATCCTGAAAGCATCAGTTTTTCCTCATAAAAACTGCTCATAAAAACAGTCTGCTCTGACCAGCCCAGCTAGAAACATCCTTTTTGTTAGAAATACTAGAGCTAGCGACTCCCACCTACAAAGTCCCATTCCAAAGTATGtgatctttattttaaaatatacttttcttaTGGACAAAAATGTAGTTAGGGGGTCATAAAATTACCACAAAATTTTACATAAACACATGCAGATGAGATTTTTAGCTGGGTCCTATGTCCACCTTTATGTAAGCTGTATTGTACAGCAGGTTTATATGTACTAGATATATATAACCACTGATTTGTATAATTTGTCATTTCATCTTCAGGACCCAGCCTGCAAAATCCTGCATGAATACAGGGAGCATTTACAGACTTAGAACCTCATATTCTCATAAGCAAAATGAAATTCTCTCTCCCTTCAGTTGACCAAAGAGCTCATAGACTCAAAGCCAACTTGAAAAGCCTTTCTGAATTTTCCTGAGCTTTGATCAGGTTTTGAACCATATTGatatgtgaaagaaaaaaacagcttcaACATAACCCATTTCTAACACACCATTTTACCCACAAAATAAAGTAGCAGAGAGCCCAAACCTGTATTCCATCTCCCTGCCTTCAATTTCACTTTCTCATAGTGCCTCTTGTCAGAAAACTATTTCAATACCTAAATTAAATCTTTCCGAGAATTCTTATGTGCTTTATCCCCCATGATACTTCCTATGTACttgaaaattgtttttattgAGGAATCCTTTAAGTGGCCACCAGTGTCATTGTAACTGTGTTTGTTCCTACCTCCTCTTAGGCATGCAAGTAAAAACCTCAGGTAACTTTGTTGCTCTGAGTTGCCAGATGTCCAGAGGAATTATTGAAGGTTTTCTCTCAGTTCTTTATAGAAAAGACTAGAGCACAAAGGCACCCGCTCTCTGTGATGAATCTAGACTCTAAATATCAATGCCATCAGTGTTAAACATTGATACctataaagaaaaatgttttactcAAATTTTCTTATTTGACATGCTGTTCACCCACAAGAAGGAGAAAGATCCTTTGGTACTTCAATATTCTGAAATAGTTTTTCTCTTCCTGCATTCCTGTGTTTCAGATTAAATTCCTGTGCATTTTGAATTGAAGTACCTGTTTTATTTATGTTGCTGTTTTGACAATCAGAAGGCTGAACATCATGCTATACCACCCTTTTGTGCCTGTGACTACTAGCAACAGGATGGCAACAACACTGTCCAATAATCTACTGCAAAATTAGTCCATTTGCAGCACAAGTGTGGTGCCAAACTTCAATCCATTGTTTCAAAAAATCAGTTTAGGGTTCAGCACCATTCCCAAGCAAACACTTATTCTCCAGTCAAAATCTACTGGAGCTTTTTGTGAAAGCAGCCTAATTAAGCCATCACCAGTACAACTTCCTGCTCCCATCTCACTTCCCAAAACTGATATAAAACTAGGGATTCCCTGAATAAATATGCAGCCCTTGTATCCTCTTCCCTGGGAAATATAGCATAGCAAAAGTAAGAACTCTTTAACAGTTTCACAGGAAAGGGGGAGCATCACTGACTTCCAGCTTTTCAGATCATTAGCAGCAATCAGTTAATCCATGCTCAGACTATTAGCAAAGAATATGGTGGGATTACTTCCATATAAATAGTCAAAGAATCAATGCGGGGCCTGGAGACAATTCCAGATGTAAGTCACTAAAATCATCTGATTTCATCCTTACAGATTCTTCAAAGAAAGAGCCTCGATGGAATTTCTGGAAGTACCTTGTCAGCCCTGAGGGTAAAGTTCTGAAATTCTGGAGACCCGAAGAACCAATAGAAACTATCAAACCAGAAGTAACATCATTAATCAGGCAGATTATcatgaagaaaagagaagaccTTTGAAAGGGCCATTCAACACCATGGGTATACAGCCTTTCTCCATTCCTGAGAAATGTTGCTAGAAGCTAAACCGTCAGGTGATCTTGCTACTCTCTAACTTTGGTGTTTGCAATTTGTCTGTTGTTTCTGGATTGGCTCCTGCAGTGGCCTCAAGAACGGCTGAGGTTACTGACACAGAGAGGCACTCACTATTTTGCAGGCAGGGACCACCAATTTGCATAAGGGGtttatgatttctttttctaaattgCTGACAATAGCTAATTAAAGTTATCACCAACAGGTAGATagttaaaaaaagttttattaataatttactCATATTTACACAGATTTTTCCCCATCTACCAGTAACACAGATATTCCATTTCACACGTAATTGCCCTGTCATGAAACACATGGGACTCAGAGACATCCATAGCAGGGTTTCTAGACACATATGTAACTGAAGATACCAGCTTTGCAATATCTTCTCAAAGAAGACTACTGAATTGCAAAGCTGccagttgcaaaaaaaaaaaaaaaaaaaaaaaaaaaaaaaaaaaaaaaaaaaaaaaaaaaaaaaaaaaaagtacatagaatataaaattattaaaagaagaaaaaaaattaaataaagttTCTTGCTGCTTCATATTTTGATTATCTTACATTTGAGTTTTCCAACACATTTAAAGTCTTCAACCTTCCCCATACATTTGTGCTGCAGTACAGTGCCTCAGATGTGAGCTCCTCTTCTACTGGATTCTTTCTCTTCTGACCTGGATGAAGGCAGGGCCTGTGTAAATATTCATGGTTGCTTACAGAAGGATTCAAGGGGCAACAAAAGTCAAGAGCCTGGCACTCTAGCAGACATCTTTCTGAGACAATCCAAAACAATGCTCCCCAGCCACCCCTTTATCTCTCATCTCTAGAATAAAATGTCAGTCTTCAAGTAGATAGAAGGAGATGCAGGCTCATGGCTTAAGCCCCAGTCTTCTCTCCTTTCAATCTCCTCAGTCCTGCATGCAACTGCTAACCCATTTCCAGTTCTGGTCCACTCTTCCATTACAAGCTACCAAGTGTTTTGATTTGTCTGTTTGAATGAAGGGAGATAGAAAACTTGAGTAAGAAACCTCACTCCTGCTGTCCATGCCTTGAAGAAGGGCTGAGATAACAGGAATGAGAAAAACCGGTGTCTCAGTAGGATTTTCTATATGAAAAGGATGGGTAGAATTAGTGCTGCTCTCTTGTAAGACTAACGCTGATTGAAAATACCTAAAGTGCTTCAAAACTTTGTCCAGTAAAGACAGCCacaaaactgtataaaaaagGTGAGAAAATCAAGAGCAAATTTTtaatagggtttttttcatt includes:
- the GPX8 gene encoding probable glutathione peroxidase 8 isoform X1: MEPLTTSYPLKYSVHKARIFVVFLSMVLCTTILCLLQLRFFKPKIKDFYSFEVKDSRGRIISLEKYRGKATLVVNVASYCQYTDTNYIALQKLHREFGPSHFTVLAFPCNQFGESEPSSSQEIESFAKGNYGVTFPVFHKIKILGSEADPAFKFLIDSSKKEPRWNFWKYLVSPEGKVLKFWRPEEPIETIKPEVTSLIRQIIMKKREDL